In Gimesia chilikensis, the DNA window GAACAGCCTGAGCCTGGATAATTACTCCCGTTTATATGGAAACTCGCTAGCGAAATTATTACTGGTCTCAGATGGTATGGGAGATTCAGGAACTGGCGAGCTCGCCAGTCGACTCGTTACCGAATATCTGATTCGCTATTTTTTAAACGAAATGTCCTGGTTTCTTGAGTGTGATTCAGAGGCAGCGCTTCAGATCCGAAATGAATGCCTTAACGCAGTTCGACTGTGTCAGGAACGAATTGAGTCTGATGTCAAGGAACATCCTGAGCGGCTGGGAATGCAAGCGACACTGACTCTCGGGTACCTCATCTGGCCTGTGCTCAACATTGTGCACGTTGGCCACAGTCGCTGCTATCTCTACAGAGACTCCCATCTAACACGGCTCACACAGGATCACAACCTCACCGAACGGTTGGTTAATAAGGGAGCATTGGGGGTGGGAGAAATCCCCGATGTCTGGCAGGAAATGCCTTACAATGTAATCGGAGGAGATCCCAATGGAGAAATCAATCCGCAAATAACCCAAACAGAGATGAAAACGGGGGACACGCTGGTTCTCTGCACCGATGGCCTCACCAGACAGGTTCCTGAGAGTTCCCTCATAGAAATTCTAAGCCGAGGCTTAATGGCCGATGAAACCTGTATTCAGTTGATCAATCAGGCTCAAGACTGCGATGGGACTGATAACATGACAGTCATCGTTGCTCGATTTCTCGATGTGGGAGATCAGGATATGGCAACGAGCAGAGAACTCCAGAGGAAAACGGATATCGACAGTAAGGCTAAGAACCAGCAACAGCAGAACCAGGGAATTCAAGAGACTCCTGCTGGTCGTGAAGCAGAGCCACAACAACCATGATCAATCAGTCTTCTACCATCAGGGCTGTCTCTTTCCGCTGCCGTGAACGTGGTATTGATGACACTGGAGACAGCTCTGGATTTGAGTCTTTTGATTATGACAGGTAGCACAGGACATACGATTGACCGGCCGAAATCCACTGGTACAGACCTGTTGTGGATCGTCGACAATTTCCCAGGAGATACCTGCTTTGTCTCTCGTGAAGAATTGAGATCTCAAAACGGATGTGATATCACTTCCCGTCGAATCCAGTGTATGACAGCTTTCACATCGTTGACGTCCTCCCAGTGCTAAATGTGGAGCGTGAGAAAAACGAGTCAACTTTGCTGCTTTCGAGGTCGGCTGGAATGGTTTCCAGTTTATGAATGCCAACCCACTTTGAGTGTCACGATCTACAGTGTGACACATCAAACAACGTCCCGATGCCAGAGCACCAGTCGTCCCTTCTACTCCGGACGCGGTTGGATTAGAAAATATTTGCCAGAGGTAATCCTGGGTCAGAAATTGTGGATCTTCCTGTACAGCCTGATCGAGCCAGGCTTTAATCAAGGGATCTGCATGCCCCAGAGGTCGGTAGCGGATGGTATAATCAGAGTTTGACAGACTCCAGCCGCCGCTGATATCGGGTGACTTTCTTTGATGCATGAATTGCATTTCTGGTGGAGATAATGATTCCTGGTTCTGTGTTGTGGATTTCTGTTCCCACTCAGCAATCAAATCAGGAAACCAGATCTGTTGTGCCTGCCTGAGAGTCGGCACAATTGAAGGTTCCAGATTCAGGTAAACTGATCCGGATTTTCCCAATCGCCGCTGTAGAGCATCCTCCCCATCTATCGCTATCTCATAGAACAGTTTTTTGATCGCATTGACCATGGAAGCCTGAGCTTCCTCTGATTCCTGTATCCGACGGAAATCCAGCTCTCCCAGATTTTGAATTGCCTGCTGGTAGTCAGGATCATCTTTCAATAACAGCTCCATCAAATGTGGCAGGCGTGCGAAGCTGAATACACCTGTCTTACGCGGCCATTGAACGGATTTCGAATCATTCGAATCAGAAATAACAGGCAATGCCCAAAAAGGAACTCCCGGGAAATCAATATCTTTGATCTGTGGTTCGTGACAACTGGCACACATCTCGTCAAAGCTACCGGTCAACATTAATTGCCCCGAGGAATCTGCAGTATGGCAGGAGCGACAGGACTCAGGTTTGATTCCTGCTGGCATTGTCCGTTTAAATTCATCCTCAACAAAGTATCGTTTCAGATGAGTGCTATGATCGAAATAGATGCGAGAACGGCGTTTGTAAGGATAATCTCCCAGTCCCGGGTGTCCATGTTCAAAACTGGCAAACTGACTGGAATGACAGGACTGGCACTGAGTATCAGTCAGTTGCGTCAAACTCGCCTCACGCCCATGATGCTCCTGATGGCAGGTAGCACAGGTCAGTGTTTTATCAGTATCAGGTGGATCAATAAACGCAGCCAGTTGCAGTGAGAAAGGAGTCTCTACAGGCTGGCTGGTTTCGTGCAACTGCGCTGTTTTTTCTTTCAATTGATCGATCGAAAGACCATGTGCAAACATCGCATTCGTTCCAAGTTCCTTGTGACATCTCAGGCAGCGAGCCGAATCCTTCAATCCAGCACCAGAATCAAAAGCAGCATGCATCCAGTGACCAAGACCTCCTTCTGCGGAGGTATGACAGGCCTGACATTCAGCTTCGATGGCAGCATGCGCCGATGTCACATCTCCGGGAGCCAGTCGTGGTGTGGAAGAAGACCCTCCGAAAAGAAACAGACAGAACAGGACTCCTGCCGCAGTAGCAATGCAGCTCAACAGACGACGCTTCGCAGCCAGACTGCGTTTCGGCTGACAACGGGCATCAGACTGACAACAGTTTCCGTCTTCAGTCGGCCCCTCTTTGCATTTCCCACCGTGAACCGCTGCCCGTGTGCAGACATACTTCTCCCCCTTTTTCTCGGGCTGACACCGGCTCTGGATCTGACAGCATCCCTGACTGTCCGGTCCCAGACGGCATACTTGCCCCAGTTCGCACTTATGACCGCATACCCAGTCGTTTCCCGGGCGTTCATAATCGCTGTCTTTCCAGTTAAATGATTGCAAAGAATCAGTCATCCACTCGTACTCGCAAAGGCGCAGACAGTAATCGTATGGAACAGGGCAAACAGAATCAGTGTCCATGTCAGAGGAACATGCACGAACAGCCAGGTTTTCAGGACAGATTGCAGAGAGCGTTGGTAATCAAGATCGTCTTTCAGTTGGATCTGAACGGCAATCTGTTTCATTGCCTCCTGCTCCCTTTCCTCAAGGTAGGGGAGAATCTGAGAAACCTGCTGAGTGAGTTGATGGCGATGTCGCCTGGAATGCAGGATATGCCGAAGCTGATTTCGAGGCCCGGAAAAAAATTCCCGTAGATTTTTCTGATAGAAGTCGGCGACAGCGTTTTCCTCGTCAGTCTTCAGGTTTTCGGAAACCAGTTGTTCGACTGCCTCCCGAACTTTGCGATAGTAAATCGGAATACGTTCATAAATCACCTGTTCGCCACGCGACAACAATCGATAAGGAATAATTCGCGACAGCAGCCATCCCAATACACCGCTTAGAAAAACAAAACAATATGTGAGAAACAGGGCAAATTCCAGCATTCCATCCGGCACACGAAAACCGATATGCATTAAAAACAGCAGACTGGACATCAAACCTACGAAGATATGAAACTGCAGCCATACCGTTGCAGTTCCCAACGACAGAAACGAGAGTTTTTTTCGCCATTGATACGCTGCCAGAAACAGAATACAGCAGAGCAACAGGATTCCCGATGCGAATGCTGTTTTAGAAAGGGTCAGTGAATATAGCCAGAACACACTCAGAGTCAGTGTTACCAATACCAGGAAAGAAATGACTCGTATCCGGTACTGAATCAATTGTTGAATCATCGGGCAAAGACCTCCTCAACCTGCACTGCATCCTGCATATCAACGCGGAACAACGCATCATGCGGGCAGGCACGCTCACAGGCGGGGCCGGTTCTTTGATCAATACACAGGTCACACTTTGTCGCTTGTGTCAACGGGGCATGGGTTTTCGAATCGACAATCAAGTTCCCTCTGGAATCCCGGATATCCACCATGCGTATCGCATCGAAAGGACAGTTACTGGCACATTGCGCACAACCAATACAGGTCTGGTCATTGATGACAATATCCCCCTGCCCCAGATCGCGATAGATAGCCCCCGTCGGACACTCAATCATGCAGACCGGATCGACGCAATGCAGACAGGAACTGGGAACCATAAAATGATTTAAAACTGGCCCATGTCGAATGAAACGGGGATTATTGTCGTGTGCAGTAGCACAGGCTCGGACACAGTCATCACATCGCGTACAGCGATCCAGATCGATTACCATCAGGGAAGTACCCTGGACATAATTTCTATCGATCAGTTGCCCCAGCAGTGCCTCATCGTCGATTTTGACAGTCTGGCAGGTTGGTGAAAGACGGGGTGGTTCTGTAACAGCGTTGTTTCCAGTCGTGTTTTGTTGTTCCAGGATCTCTTCAACCAGTTCTTTTGGAATGACGACCACATTCAGATGGCCAATGGCACTCAATTGGGTCTGGCAGGGTTGAGAAACAGAAGCTTTCATGCCTGACTGAATTACTTCCAGCCCGAAGACCTGCCCCGGTGACAAATAGCCAACAGTGCGTCGTCCCTGATAATACCGCTGAGAGATTCGCGCCAGACCACTGCGAATCATTACGATTCCCCGCGGAGTTTCGCCTTCTCGAATAATAACAGGTTCACCTGTTTCTGTTATCCGCAGGGGATTCGAATTGAGTTCCTTGAATGGACGGGAGGAATCGTAATTACCGAAGGTATAAAACTCGGCCTGTTCCACGATGCGCTGCATCAGTTCTGTTGAGCACTCCTGAAAAAGCGGATCGGTTCTCAGGAAAGAAGCCAGCGCACGTTCGCGGAATGCATCTTCTATATAACTTTTAAGTCCACCATGAGTGTCATATCTCAGAATATCGCGAATACCCTGCCAGCGAATTTCCAGCAGTTGTGAAACGCCCTCTGAAAAAACAGTTGCAACTCGACTGGTTCGTCCCAAGGCCGCCAGTTCTCCAAACCAGTGCCCTGGCTCCAGGCGTGCGGTGCGATATTTATCGAGGACTGCCGACACTTCCTGGAGATAGATTCGAGTTCGCCCGCGTGTCAATCGTGTATTCATTGCAGGTCGCGCACCACTGACTTCCGCGACTTCACGGACTTCTGCTTCGCGATGATTCCGCCAGAGCTGCGAGAAGGATTCCCAAAGCGTTTTCATCCGTCGATGACGGCGGCCCAGAATTTCATCCGGAAGTGAAGATTCTCCCCGCTCCAGCTCAACTCTCACGTTGCCTGACAGAATCAGGAATGCAGAACTTCCCCAGTCACCGCGTCTGACGATAATATCACCATCATCAAAACCGACGATGCGAGCATCATTCTTCAGGATTTCCTGCAGCGAAAGTGATCTCTTAAATCCTGAGGAGTCTATCTGACAAAAAGGGGTTAATTGTAATAGTTCTTCGACGTCGGTATCGGTCATTTCATTTTCGCTGCCCGCTTCCAGCGAAAAGGGTTTATCCCAGCGACGTGGTCTAGTTACAGATGGTTCAGACATGGTAATTCCACTCGAAGTAATTCACAGACTGAGGATCGCTGAGGTAGATTATGGTTTAGAATACTTCTCCTGGTATTGCTGTGAATAATGCGGGGGAAGGCGATTGATCATCGCGTCCAGACTGGCAAACTTCGATCCATCATGCTGGTCTGCAAATTGACGGGTCAGTTCCGCTACCTTGTCTGCAGCCTGGCTGTAGGTTTCTTTATCTGTTGGCAACGGGGCAAATAAGGTCCCGAACATCGGTGTAATCAATGCTGTTACAGCCTGCACCTCAGGAGTTGGAGCAAGAGCATTCATCTGGGTCAGTTGCCCATTGGCGGCTGCGATCACTCCACTGATCTGTGGAATGACAGCCGGATTCGTTGTCTCTGCCCGGAGTCTTAGTGCGGTCTCCAGTTGAACCAGGGTCCCTACGATGAATTTCATCCGGCGACGCTCTTCCGGTTTACCTCCTGTGCGTTCCATCCAGAGTGAAGGAGCATCCGCGTTCGTCGTTTTATCTACCAGGAAATTATGTTTGAGTTCCCCGCTGGTCCATGAAACGAAATCAAAAGCGCTGGCCGCTTTATGCCCTGCGGCAATCAGTTTTTCATTTCCCACCAGATGACATTTAAAGCAGGCTTTGGAAAGCCCATAGATATTACTGGAGCGTCGCATCCCTGCCTGATCGCAGAATTCCAGCCTCTCTGCCCGGTGCGCGGGTGTTTCCTGAGCACGTGGTACCGGCATATTTGCATGATAGGATTGGTGCCGATTCAACCAGCCTGCTTCTCCCCCCGCAGCGCCATGACATTTTTCGCAGGATACACCAGAGATGACTTTCACCTGACCATCCCGGACGGCCTTGGTGCCATGACAATCAGCGCAAAGCGAGTCTCCCAGTAACTCTGCGCTCGTTAACCCCATGGCTGTCGCGTATTTTTTTGTATTTCCATCGAACTTATAAAGTCGCATTTCAGGAGATTGAAAGTGAACGGTTTTCATCCAGGTCGCCACTTCTGATGGATGGCACTTTTTGCAGTCTGCAGCAATGACTCCCATCACATTTTCTGTCTGGTCTGCACGTGGAACCGCTGCAGTGGAAACATAAGCACTCTGTGAAGCTGCCGGCTCGGTTGCATACATTTGTGTTACAAAGCTGCTGGCACCAGATCGCAGCATCAGGCCAGTTAACAGAAGAACCAGCAGGTAAGTCGTGGGTTTGAAACAGCGTAATCTGAATCGTGCGTAATTCATTCCGAGAAACTTTCTTAGCAAGCGACCTGAGATGGGACATGGCAACTGACGGAGCCCGCGGGTTCCCCGTTACAGAAAGGACCGGGAATGTACACCTGACGGGTTCTAAGAATTTAAGAAATACCGACAGGGTTAATTAACGTGAACCCGGCTGATGTAACTACTCCTTTTTCA includes these proteins:
- a CDS encoding PP2C family protein-serine/threonine phosphatase, with product MSGKMDCFGLSKIGSRQTVNQDQFLIADLEKSMRLHANSLSLDNYSRLYGNSLAKLLLVSDGMGDSGTGELASRLVTEYLIRYFLNEMSWFLECDSEAALQIRNECLNAVRLCQERIESDVKEHPERLGMQATLTLGYLIWPVLNIVHVGHSRCYLYRDSHLTRLTQDHNLTERLVNKGALGVGEIPDVWQEMPYNVIGGDPNGEINPQITQTEMKTGDTLVLCTDGLTRQVPESSLIEILSRGLMADETCIQLINQAQDCDGTDNMTVIVARFLDVGDQDMATSRELQRKTDIDSKAKNQQQQNQGIQETPAGREAEPQQP
- a CDS encoding multiheme c-type cytochrome, yielding MNYARFRLRCFKPTTYLLVLLLTGLMLRSGASSFVTQMYATEPAASQSAYVSTAAVPRADQTENVMGVIAADCKKCHPSEVATWMKTVHFQSPEMRLYKFDGNTKKYATAMGLTSAELLGDSLCADCHGTKAVRDGQVKVISGVSCEKCHGAAGGEAGWLNRHQSYHANMPVPRAQETPAHRAERLEFCDQAGMRRSSNIYGLSKACFKCHLVGNEKLIAAGHKAASAFDFVSWTSGELKHNFLVDKTTNADAPSLWMERTGGKPEERRRMKFIVGTLVQLETALRLRAETTNPAVIPQISGVIAAANGQLTQMNALAPTPEVQAVTALITPMFGTLFAPLPTDKETYSQAADKVAELTRQFADQHDGSKFASLDAMINRLPPHYSQQYQEKYSKP
- a CDS encoding cyclic nucleotide-binding domain-containing protein, translated to MSEPSVTRPRRWDKPFSLEAGSENEMTDTDVEELLQLTPFCQIDSSGFKRSLSLQEILKNDARIVGFDDGDIIVRRGDWGSSAFLILSGNVRVELERGESSLPDEILGRRHRRMKTLWESFSQLWRNHREAEVREVAEVSGARPAMNTRLTRGRTRIYLQEVSAVLDKYRTARLEPGHWFGELAALGRTSRVATVFSEGVSQLLEIRWQGIRDILRYDTHGGLKSYIEDAFRERALASFLRTDPLFQECSTELMQRIVEQAEFYTFGNYDSSRPFKELNSNPLRITETGEPVIIREGETPRGIVMIRSGLARISQRYYQGRRTVGYLSPGQVFGLEVIQSGMKASVSQPCQTQLSAIGHLNVVVIPKELVEEILEQQNTTGNNAVTEPPRLSPTCQTVKIDDEALLGQLIDRNYVQGTSLMVIDLDRCTRCDDCVRACATAHDNNPRFIRHGPVLNHFMVPSSCLHCVDPVCMIECPTGAIYRDLGQGDIVINDQTCIGCAQCASNCPFDAIRMVDIRDSRGNLIVDSKTHAPLTQATKCDLCIDQRTGPACERACPHDALFRVDMQDAVQVEEVFAR